A single candidate division KSB1 bacterium DNA region contains:
- a CDS encoding 4-phosphopantetheinyl transferase family protein: MLLVGNDIVDLNKAGYPDKHKNSRFVTRVFSEQEQTAIFNSANQDLTLWMIWAAKETAFKLISKISGPPVFSHKKFQTVLQLFKNLDGISVEAAAQVTYAKQIFDLKIFANIECVHAVGSVQRDGKKSDYVTFSNTKFVDAQERKKWGSEKRLKKHFTEVELASIGYPESALVRFYCKQEIASRLKIEPARLQILRPQDKNKSLPPFLLLDNERVNINLSLSHHGKWLAWIYSLPKSTSADLRLNEMSQS; the protein is encoded by the coding sequence GTGCTGCTCGTAGGAAATGACATCGTTGATTTAAACAAAGCCGGCTACCCCGATAAACACAAAAACAGCCGGTTTGTAACACGGGTTTTCTCGGAGCAGGAGCAAACCGCCATCTTCAATTCCGCAAATCAGGATTTAACTCTTTGGATGATTTGGGCCGCCAAAGAAACGGCCTTTAAACTTATTTCTAAAATATCCGGGCCACCGGTTTTTTCACACAAAAAATTTCAGACAGTTTTACAACTTTTTAAAAACCTGGATGGAATCTCAGTAGAAGCAGCGGCGCAAGTCACTTATGCAAAACAAATCTTTGATCTGAAAATCTTCGCAAACATTGAATGTGTGCATGCGGTCGGTTCTGTACAGCGGGATGGGAAGAAATCAGACTATGTCACTTTTTCAAATACTAAATTTGTTGATGCGCAGGAAAGAAAAAAATGGGGTTCTGAAAAGAGGCTTAAAAAGCATTTTACAGAAGTTGAGCTTGCATCTATCGGCTATCCCGAATCGGCGTTAGTACGGTTTTATTGCAAACAGGAAATTGCGTCAAGATTAAAAATAGAACCCGCCCGGCTGCAGATTCTTCGTCCGCAGGACAAAAATAAAAGCCTGCCGCCGTTTTTGCTTTTGGACAATGAGCGAGTCAACATTAATCTTAGCTTATCTCATCATGGAAAATGGCTGGCGTGGATTTATAGCCTGCCCAAATCTACCTCAGCGGATTTGAGGTTGAATGAAATGTCACAGTCTTAG
- a CDS encoding copper-translocating P-type ATPase produces MNNSATEKVTLQIAGMHCASCVQAVEKSLKGTDGVEEAKVNLATEKAIVEFNPAAVGEASLIEAVKKAGYAVKDKTSEPGGQDDLEKVRQAKSRMKIAWAFTVPLMVWMLVKIITGSAWPNSFVYKLGMLLLALPVLLWPGWPTFRSAIIAAIHKNANMDVLIAMGTTASIITGPLSFFMPISTFAGISAMIMAFHLTGRYIETKAKGRASEAIKKLLRLGAKTARVLEDGQEVEMPVSSVQVGDIMVVKPGEKIPTDGKIVEGESDVDESMATGESMPAHKKPGDEVIGATINQQGRIKIEATKIGKDTFLARMVQMVEDVQSSKVPIQEFADRMTGVFVPIIIALALLTFAAWLIFPDFMKAIPQWAQTFLPWVNPNLSPLTLAIFAFVAVLVIACPCALGLATPTALMVGSGLGAENGILIRDGAAIQNLKDVKTIVFDKTGTLTKGEPSVTDVIPLNGFSKEEVIRFTASLESASEHPIGRAVVAKARVEKIQLSEVTDFQAITGKGVVGKIAGKNVLVGTRALLNDFNVNTNLSENKITALEAEAKTTMLTAVNGEVVGAVAVADEIKEGAAEAIAKIKKMGYRVAILTGDNRETAAAIAKKLQITHVLAEVLPHEKVAEIQRLQRELGKVAMIGDGINDAPALTQADVGIAVGTGTDIAIESADITLVRGDLKSVASAIKLSRATFRKIKQNLFWAFFYNVVAIPLAVSGLLHPVIAEIAMASSSVTVVLNANLLKRLRL; encoded by the coding sequence ATGAATAACTCCGCGACAGAAAAAGTCACTCTCCAAATTGCAGGCATGCATTGCGCATCGTGCGTGCAAGCGGTCGAAAAAAGTTTGAAGGGCACTGATGGAGTTGAAGAAGCCAAAGTCAACCTGGCGACTGAAAAAGCCATCGTGGAATTTAATCCGGCTGCGGTTGGAGAAGCAAGCTTAATTGAGGCAGTCAAAAAAGCCGGCTACGCGGTCAAAGATAAAACCTCCGAGCCGGGGGGCCAGGATGATTTGGAAAAAGTACGCCAGGCAAAAAGCAGAATGAAAATCGCCTGGGCTTTTACTGTTCCGTTGATGGTTTGGATGTTAGTTAAAATTATCACCGGTTCAGCCTGGCCGAATAGTTTCGTTTATAAATTAGGCATGCTCCTCTTGGCGCTGCCGGTGCTGCTCTGGCCCGGCTGGCCAACTTTTCGCTCAGCAATAATCGCAGCGATACACAAAAACGCCAACATGGACGTGCTCATCGCGATGGGAACGACCGCCTCTATTATTACCGGGCCGCTCTCATTTTTCATGCCGATCAGCACCTTTGCCGGAATTTCCGCCATGATCATGGCCTTCCACCTCACCGGCCGCTATATTGAAACCAAAGCCAAGGGCCGGGCTTCGGAGGCGATCAAGAAACTTTTGCGATTAGGCGCTAAAACTGCACGCGTTTTGGAGGATGGCCAGGAAGTTGAAATGCCGGTTTCTTCAGTTCAGGTTGGCGATATTATGGTCGTTAAACCGGGCGAGAAAATTCCTACTGACGGCAAAATCGTCGAGGGAGAAAGCGACGTCGATGAATCCATGGCAACCGGTGAATCGATGCCGGCCCACAAAAAGCCTGGCGATGAAGTCATTGGGGCGACAATCAACCAGCAGGGTCGTATTAAAATTGAGGCCACGAAAATCGGCAAAGACACCTTCCTTGCCCGGATGGTCCAAATGGTCGAAGACGTGCAAAGCAGTAAAGTGCCCATTCAGGAATTTGCCGACCGGATGACCGGCGTTTTTGTACCGATTATCATCGCACTCGCTTTGCTGACCTTTGCCGCCTGGTTGATTTTCCCGGATTTTATGAAAGCCATTCCGCAATGGGCTCAAACTTTCTTGCCCTGGGTGAATCCAAACCTCAGCCCGTTGACCCTGGCTATTTTTGCGTTTGTCGCGGTTTTGGTTATTGCCTGCCCTTGTGCTTTGGGCCTGGCAACTCCGACTGCTTTAATGGTCGGCAGCGGCCTGGGCGCTGAAAACGGCATCTTAATTCGAGACGGCGCGGCGATTCAAAATTTAAAAGATGTCAAGACAATCGTGTTCGACAAAACCGGTACGTTAACCAAAGGTGAGCCTTCGGTTACAGATGTGATACCTCTCAACGGTTTTTCAAAGGAGGAGGTAATTCGTTTCACAGCAAGTTTGGAATCCGCGTCTGAGCATCCTATAGGCCGGGCGGTTGTCGCGAAAGCACGAGTAGAAAAAATTCAGCTTTCAGAAGTAACGGACTTTCAAGCTATCACCGGAAAAGGAGTCGTCGGCAAAATCGCGGGGAAGAACGTCCTGGTCGGGACGCGTGCGCTTTTAAACGATTTTAATGTCAATACTAATTTAAGTGAAAATAAAATCACGGCACTCGAAGCTGAGGCAAAGACAACAATGCTGACCGCAGTCAACGGTGAAGTTGTCGGCGCAGTGGCAGTCGCAGATGAGATCAAAGAGGGGGCCGCAGAAGCGATTGCAAAAATTAAGAAAATGGGCTATCGAGTAGCCATCTTAACCGGGGACAATCGTGAAACGGCAGCAGCGATTGCAAAGAAATTACAAATAACGCACGTGTTGGCGGAAGTTTTACCTCATGAAAAAGTAGCAGAAATTCAGCGGCTGCAAAGAGAATTGGGAAAGGTCGCCATGATCGGAGACGGCATTAACGATGCTCCGGCTTTAACCCAGGCTGATGTTGGAATCGCAGTTGGAACCGGAACGGATATTGCAATCGAGTCGGCTGATATCACGCTGGTTCGTGGGGATTTAAAAAGCGTGGCTTCAGCAATTAAGCTTTCCAGAGCCACGTTTCGTAAAATCAAACAAAATCTTTTCTGGGCCTTCTTCTACAATGTAGTAGCCATCCCGCTGGCAGTTTCAGGACTCCTGCACCCGGTAATCGCAGAAATTGCTATGGCCTCAAGTTCGGTTACGGTAGTTTTAAATGCGAATTTATTGAAGAGACTAAGACTGTGA